In the Magnolia sinica isolate HGM2019 chromosome 15, MsV1, whole genome shotgun sequence genome, one interval contains:
- the LOC131227028 gene encoding subtilisin-like protease SBT1.8, giving the protein MAISILWSLLLVLVLPTSILGENQTYIIHMNRNHKPLSYATHAHWYAAQLQSLSIDAGGALLYTYHSSFPGFSAFLSPSQAQALRLSPSVLGIYTDTVYDLHTTRTPFFLGLDDAEMARRSEAHIDQASQDVVIGVLDTGVWPESPSFQDSEMPEIPSRWRGTCEAAVDIKPSDCNRKLIGARSFSKGYRMAMEYRGEKAKEAASARDRDGHGTHTASTAAGVPAANASLLGYAPGTARGMAPRARVAAYKVCWLTGCFSSDILAGMDAAISDGVDVLSLSLGGGSAPYYRDVIAIGAFSAIQRGIVVSCSAGNSGPTRSSLANVAPWILTVGAGTLDRDFPAYVSLSNGKRYAGVSLYSGEGMGGKVVPVVYNVNRGAQANVSTNLCLPGTLDPNLVRGKVVFCDRGVNARVEKGLVVREAGGVGMILANTAANGEELVADSHLLPAVAVGRKIGDLIREYVRSDRNPTAVLSFGGTVLNVKPSPVVAAFSSRGPNRVTPEILKPDLIGPGVNILAGWSESVGPTGLEKDTRKTKFNIMSGTSMSCPHISGVAALLKAAHPDWSASAVKSALMTTAYTHDNTLSPLRDAAGGAISTPFAHGAGHVDPQKALSPGLVYDITTDDYIAFLCSLNYTVDHVRAIAMQPNLTCSRRLSNPGNLNYPSFSILFSKKRRVVKYSREVTNVGPAGSRYNVTVGGPANVRVMVKPTELVFKRVGDKLRYSVMFVSKKGANLVEAFGWIVWSNEQYQVKSPVAYAWE; this is encoded by the exons ATGGCCATTTCCATCCTGTGGTCTCTCCTCCTCGTCCTCGTCCTTCCCACTTCCATCCTCGGCGAGAACCAGACCTACATCATCCACATGAACAGAAACCACAAGCCCTTATCCTACGCCACCCATGCGCACTGGTACGCCGCTCAACTCCAATCCCTCTCAATCGACGCCGGTGGTGCATTGCTCTACACCTACCACTCCTCCTTCCCTGGCTTCTCCGCCTTCCTTTCTCCTTCCCAAGCCCAAGCCCTCCGCCTCTCCCCGTCCGTACTCGGTATTTATACGGATACGGTCTACGATCTACATACGACCCGTACGCCCTTCTTCCTTGGCCTGGATGATGCCGAGATGGCCCGGAGAAGTGAGGCCCACATCGATCAGGCCTCTCAGGATGTCGTCATTGGCGTTCTTGACACTGGCGTTTGGCCTGAAAGCCCTAGCTTTCAAGATTCCGAAATGCCGGAAATACCCTCGCGGTGGCGCGGGACCTGCGAGGCGGCAGTCGATATCAAGCCGTCGGATTGCAATCGGAAGCTGATCGGGGCTAGGAGCTTCTCCAAGGGCTACCGGATGGCAATGGAGTATCGAGGGGAGAAAGCGAAGGAGGCGGCGTCGGCGAGGGACCGGGACGGGCACGGGACGCACACGGCGTCGACGGCAGCCGGCGTGCCGGCGGCGAACGCTAGCCTGCTCGGGTACGCGCCGGGAACGGCCCGAGGGATGGCGCCGCGGGCCCGGGTCGCAGCGTACAAGGTCTGCTGGTTGACTGGATGCTTCTCGTCGGACATCCTGGCCGGTATGGACGCCGCGATTTCCGACGGCGTCGACGTCCTCTCGCTGTCACTCGGCGGCGGTTCGGCTCCGTACTATCGCGACGTGATCGCGATCGGCGCGTTCTCCGCAATCCAGCGCGGGATCGTCGTTTCCTGCTCGGCCGGGAACAGCGGGCCCACACGATCCTCGCTGGCCAACGTCGCGCCGTGGATCCTGACCGTCGGTGCCGGGACACTGGACCGTGACTTCCCGGCGTACGTTAGCCTCAGCAATGGGAAGCGCTACGCAGGAGTATCGTTATACAGCGGGGAAGGGATGGGGGGCAAGGTGGTCCCGGTTGTGTATAACGTTAACCGGGGTGCGCAGGCTAACGTCTCGACCAATCTCTGCCTGCCCGGCACGCTCGACCCGAATCTCGTACGTGGGAAGGTGGTTTTCTGCGACAGGGGCGTGAACGCACGTGTGGAGAAGGGTTTGGTAGTCCGCGAGGCAGGGGGAGTTGGGATGATCCTGGCCAACACGGCTGCGAATGGGGAGGAGCTGGTGGCGGACAGCCATCTGTTGCCGGCTGTTGCGGTGGGCCGTAAGATAGGGGATCTGATCAGGGAATACGTGCGGTCGGATCGGAATCCAACGGCTGTGCTGAGCTTTGGAGGGACAGTCCTGAACGTGAAGCCGTCACCGGTGGTGGCGGCGTTTAGTTCCAGAGGGCCGAACCGGGTAACGCCGGAGATTCTCAAACCGGATCTGATCGGACCGGGGGTGAATATCCTGGCCGGGTGGTCcgagtcggtggggcccaccgggcTGGAGAAGGATACAAGGAAAACCAAGTTCAATATCATGTCTG GCACTTCCATGTCATGTCCGCACATCAGCGGCGTTGCAGCGCTGCTCAAGGCGGCCCACCCCGACTGGAGTGCGAGCGCAGTCAAGTCGGCGCTCATGACCACCGCCTACACCCACGACAACACCTTGTCTCCGCTCCGTGACGCCGCCGGCGGTGCAATCTCCACTCCATTTGCCCATGGAGCCGGCCACGTCGACCCCCAAAAGGCCCTCTCGCCGGGCCTTGTCTACGACATCACCACCGACGACTACATTGCATTCCTCTGCTCCTTAAACTACACCGTCGATCACGTCCGGGCCATCGCCATGCAACCCAACCTCACCTGTTCGAGGCGGTTATCAAACCCCGGCAACCTCAACTACCCGTCCTTCTCTATCCTCTTCAGCAAGAAGCGGAGGGTTGTGAAATACAGTAGGGAAGTAACAAATGTGGGGCCTGCAGGGTCCAGATACAATGTGACCGTTGGCGGCCCAGCCAACGTACGGGTGATGGTGAAGCCCACAGAGCTCGTGTTCAAGCGGGTGGGCGATAAGCTGAGATACAGCGTCATGTTCGTGTCGAAGAAGGGCGCGAATCTGGTTGAGGCTTTTGGGTGGATCGTTTGGAGCAATGAGCAGTATCAGGTGAAAAGCCCAGTTGCTTATGCATGGGAATAG